The DNA sequence GGACGCTCTTTGAAGTTCTGTTGAGCCAAGGGGGTGCTCCCATCTCAATCAAAGAGCTCTGCCAAATATTAATCGACAACTATCCGAGTACCTTCCTCAACTTGGTGTACACTGACCCGTCAGGAAGTCAAGAAGCTGCCACACTCATCGAACAAGGTCGCGGATACGAGATTTACGAGAATCCAGAGTACCTTAAAGACATTATCCACAGTCAGTTCATCTCGAATACAGCCAGCCAATTTCGCAGCTTAGGTATCCTCGATAATCGAAGCCCCGTAATCGAACCGAAGGGTGCATTAGATCCAGAGAACCATTATTGGTACCCCGGAGATTTCCAACTCGGATAGTCAATACAGATATCTCTTGTATATTTTGGGAGTAATCCTCTATAGAAGGAATCAAACACTGTTAGTAGACGAAATCGGTACCAAATAACTTGGATTCGGGTGGTTGTGAGACCCTCCGAAGATTTACTGCTTGCTTCCCTTTTTCTGAGGCTTCGATGGTAAATTCTACCCACCAATCTTTGTAGATCTCGTCTGCCTTGTAGTCTGAGATATGGAAGAATACATCTTCCATACCAGTTGGCCTAAAAACTTTGATAAATCCGTACTTTTTCGTATGACTGTAAAACTTGATCTGACCCATTGATCTCTTTTCCTTGGGACTCATGCTTGCACACCAATACTGTCGAATTCCATTCAACAATAGTTAAATATTCTGTCGGATGTGGGATTCAAACTCTACACTGAGAGAACGATTACATTCCGACTACGGAAAATTGTCCACGGATTTTGGATATTTTCGACATTCGAACGGAAACCGAAAATTCCGGGCTACAACCACGACTAGCTGTTTACTCCTTTGATATCAGATTGCCTGCTGGATCGTTTCAGCGTCGATTTGACCGGCATCAGTATCAGTTGTATCGTCGAGCGCTCGACTACAGATTGCAAGCGCTTGTCGGATATTCCCCTGCGACCGTTGTAAGACCACGTCGATTCCATCCTCGGTGAACGGTTCAATTGACTCAGTATCTCCCTCACGCGCGTTACTCAGGTAACTCTCGATAAGGTCGCGTAGGTGGTCGTCTGTGAGCGGACGGAGCGCGACTTCTTGACCGATACGCTCAGAGAAGGCGTGATACTCACTCATCACATCCTGCCAGA is a window from the Haladaptatus sp. ZSTT2 genome containing:
- a CDS encoding cold shock domain-containing protein, producing MSPKEKRSMGQIKFYSHTKKYGFIKVFRPTGMEDVFFHISDYKADEIYKDWWVEFTIEASEKGKQAVNLRRVSQPPESKLFGTDFVY